A portion of the SAR202 cluster bacterium genome contains these proteins:
- a CDS encoding DNA alkylation repair protein, with protein sequence MGDSSMENGTTSVRRKGALRMDDIPPEVLRALNEGRDETITLPEGLAIDHRALMRCLIGDAGLQAGRAQIEAGVDALAGKGVVQRVIGAGRVLFEALDGYPDRAAVYERIASHRSDMVRSWASYIHTADPSLTMVQRLAAARRFAADPHSSVRESAWDSYRPWFAKETALRFELLEEWVRDADANVRRCAVESTRPCGVWTAHIPALKRDPAPGLRILEHVRSDPSLYVRKSVGNWLNDAAKYQPDWVRQVCERWARESPTRETLWTVGHGMRGMRREL encoded by the coding sequence ATGGGAGATTCTAGCATGGAGAACGGCACAACATCCGTACGTCGCAAGGGCGCGCTGCGCATGGACGACATTCCGCCTGAAGTGCTCCGCGCGCTGAACGAGGGCAGGGACGAGACGATCACACTGCCGGAGGGGCTGGCCATCGACCACCGCGCGCTGATGCGCTGCCTGATTGGAGATGCGGGACTGCAGGCCGGCCGCGCACAGATCGAAGCGGGCGTCGACGCGCTGGCGGGCAAGGGCGTTGTGCAGCGCGTGATCGGAGCGGGGCGCGTGCTGTTCGAGGCGCTGGACGGCTATCCTGACCGTGCGGCGGTCTACGAGCGCATCGCCTCTCACCGGTCGGACATGGTTCGCAGCTGGGCATCGTACATCCATACCGCCGACCCTTCATTGACGATGGTGCAACGGCTGGCGGCCGCGCGGAGATTCGCGGCGGACCCGCACAGCTCGGTGCGGGAGAGCGCGTGGGACTCGTACCGGCCGTGGTTTGCGAAGGAGACGGCGCTGAGGTTTGAGCTGCTGGAGGAGTGGGTCCGGGACGCGGACGCGAATGTGCGGCGCTGCGCCGTGGAGTCCACACGGCCGTGCGGCGTATGGACGGCGCACATCCCCGCGCTCAAGCGCGACCCCGCGCCCGGGCTGCGCATCCTGGAGCACGTGCGGTCAGACCCTTCGCTCTACGTCCGCAAGTCCGTGGGCAACTGGCTGAATGACGCCGCGAAGTACCAGCCGGACTGGGTGCGGCAGGTGTGCGAGCGGTGGGCCAGGGAATCGCCCACGCGGGAGACGCTGTGGACGGTGGGTCACGGGATGAGGGGAATGAGGAGAGAATTATGA
- a CDS encoding CoA transferase, which yields MTLPQPLAGVKVIDCTQIMAGPFCTMLLGDMGADVIKIEKPDGGDDVRRSGPPFLNGESAAFLGINRNKRSAVIDLKSEEGVAIVRRMAESADILVQNMRPGTMEKMGLGYESLRKVNPALVYSTISGYGITGPYRDKAGFDLVAQGMSGIMSVTGFPGGAPAKAGVPITDLNAGLFGAYGIMCAYVNRLKTGHGQHVDTSLLEAGIAYTIWESSIYFASGRSPGPNGSAHQLSAPYQAFPTSDGYVNVGGANQSNWLRICQATGREDLLADPRFATNADRITNRAPLIATLSATFVTGPTSHWLEALERAGVPCGPIYDMASVYADPQVQAREMVVEQEHPKSGRLRHIGIPVKLSDTPGAIRLPPPLLGQQTDEVLREFGYAEAQIGDLRGRGVVR from the coding sequence ATGACCCTTCCACAGCCCCTCGCGGGCGTCAAAGTAATCGACTGCACCCAGATCATGGCCGGGCCGTTCTGCACGATGCTACTGGGCGACATGGGCGCGGATGTGATCAAGATCGAGAAGCCGGACGGCGGCGACGATGTCCGGCGCTCCGGGCCGCCGTTCCTGAACGGTGAGTCCGCCGCGTTTCTCGGCATCAACCGCAACAAGCGCAGCGCCGTGATCGACCTGAAGTCGGAGGAGGGCGTCGCCATCGTCCGGCGCATGGCGGAGTCGGCGGATATCCTCGTCCAGAATATGCGCCCGGGCACGATGGAGAAGATGGGCCTGGGCTACGAGAGCCTTCGCAAAGTTAATCCGGCGCTCGTCTACAGCACCATCAGTGGGTACGGCATCACCGGGCCGTACAGGGACAAAGCGGGCTTCGACCTGGTGGCGCAGGGGATGAGCGGGATAATGAGCGTGACCGGCTTCCCCGGCGGGGCTCCCGCCAAGGCGGGCGTGCCGATAACCGACCTGAACGCCGGGCTGTTCGGCGCGTACGGCATTATGTGCGCCTATGTGAACCGGCTAAAGACCGGGCACGGGCAGCATGTGGACACGTCGCTGCTCGAAGCCGGCATTGCGTACACCATCTGGGAGTCTTCGATCTACTTCGCCTCCGGCCGATCCCCCGGCCCCAACGGGTCGGCGCACCAGCTTTCGGCGCCGTACCAGGCGTTCCCGACGAGCGATGGGTACGTGAACGTGGGCGGGGCAAACCAGTCGAACTGGCTCAGGATTTGCCAGGCGACTGGCCGCGAGGATCTGCTTGCTGACCCTCGCTTCGCCACCAACGCTGACCGCATCACCAACCGCGCTCCGCTGATAGCGACCCTTAGCGCGACGTTCGTCACCGGGCCCACGTCGCACTGGCTGGAGGCGCTGGAGAGGGCCGGCGTGCCGTGCGGCCCAATCTACGATATGGCGTCCGTCTACGCAGACCCGCAGGTGCAGGCTCGGGAGATGGTGGTTGAGCAGGAGCACCCGAAGTCCGGCCGACTCCGCCACATCGGCATTCCCGTTAAGCTCTCCGACACGCCGGGGGCGATCCGCCTCCCGCCGCCGCTCCTCGGCCAGCAGACGGACGAGGTGCTGAGGGAGTTTGGGTATGCCGAGGCGCAGATTGGGGATCTGAGGGGCAGGGGTGTAGTGCGATAG
- a CDS encoding glucose 1-dehydrogenase yields the protein MSTSMFDLKGRVAIVTGGNGGIGLGFAKGLAQAGANVAVAARNKSKTTEAVKLLQGMGVEALGVAVDVTDEASVNSAVITTVERFGRVDILVNNAGTSIRKPPQDYTIAEWDEVVNTNLKGTFFFTRAVYPHMKKVGGGKIVNIGSMTSIFGLDWGAAYAASKGGVVQLTKSFALSWAKDNIQVNAVLPGWIKTGLTSSIEKNFPQRFALINQRIPQGRWGEPDDFAGVAVFLASRASDYVTGSVIAVDGGYSSF from the coding sequence ATGTCCACCTCCATGTTCGACCTCAAGGGTAGAGTTGCCATTGTCACCGGCGGGAACGGCGGCATAGGGCTGGGCTTCGCAAAGGGGCTTGCTCAGGCGGGCGCCAACGTGGCCGTGGCCGCGCGGAACAAGTCGAAGACAACCGAGGCGGTGAAGCTGCTGCAGGGGATGGGCGTGGAGGCGCTGGGCGTGGCCGTGGATGTAACGGACGAGGCATCCGTCAACAGCGCGGTCATAACGACGGTGGAGCGCTTCGGGCGGGTAGACATACTCGTCAACAACGCGGGCACAAGCATCCGCAAGCCGCCGCAGGACTACACCATCGCCGAGTGGGATGAAGTGGTGAACACCAACCTCAAGGGTACGTTCTTTTTCACCCGCGCGGTCTACCCGCACATGAAGAAGGTGGGCGGCGGCAAGATCGTCAACATCGGCTCCATGACCTCGATCTTCGGGCTGGACTGGGGCGCCGCGTACGCCGCAAGCAAGGGCGGCGTTGTGCAGCTCACGAAGAGCTTCGCGCTGTCCTGGGCAAAGGACAACATCCAGGTGAACGCTGTTTTGCCCGGCTGGATCAAAACAGGACTAACGTCGTCCATCGAAAAGAACTTCCCGCAGCGGTTCGCCCTGATCAACCAGCGCATTCCGCAGGGGCGATGGGGAGAGCCGGACGACTTCGCGGGGGTCGCCGTGTTCCTGGCGAGCCGCGCATCCGACTACGTCACCGGCTCCGTCATAGCCGTTGACGGCGGATACTCCTCCTTCTAA
- a CDS encoding MFS transporter, whose protein sequence is MATSEPISTPNRKELKSNPLLDLGLNVIIPVIILTKFSGEDRLGPVMGLVVALAFPVGYGIFDFARRRSINFMSALGFASVLLTGGIGLLKLDAQWIAVKEASIPLVAGIAVLVSMKTKSPLVKAVLNKMMDSPAVYAALSARNNVAAFERKMAAATYMIAGSFLLSAGLNFALARLIVKSPSGTVAFNEEIGRMTAFSFPVIAVPSIIVLTATVVYLINTTAKLSGLEPSKILKQK, encoded by the coding sequence ATGGCAACATCCGAGCCCATCTCCACGCCCAATCGCAAGGAGCTCAAGTCCAACCCATTGCTGGACCTGGGCCTGAACGTCATAATCCCGGTGATCATCCTCACCAAGTTCAGCGGCGAGGACCGGCTCGGGCCGGTTATGGGCCTGGTCGTCGCGCTCGCCTTCCCGGTGGGTTACGGTATTTTCGATTTCGCCCGGCGGCGGAGCATAAACTTCATGTCGGCGCTGGGTTTTGCCAGCGTCCTGCTGACAGGCGGGATAGGGCTCCTGAAGCTGGACGCCCAGTGGATCGCCGTGAAGGAGGCAAGCATCCCTCTCGTCGCCGGCATCGCCGTGCTCGTTTCCATGAAAACGAAGTCGCCGCTGGTGAAGGCTGTCCTGAACAAAATGATGGACTCCCCTGCCGTGTACGCCGCCCTCTCGGCCCGGAACAACGTAGCCGCATTCGAGCGCAAGATGGCCGCCGCCACCTACATGATCGCCGGCTCGTTCCTGCTCTCCGCCGGCCTGAACTTTGCGCTTGCCCGCCTCATCGTCAAGAGCCCGTCAGGCACTGTCGCGTTCAATGAAGAGATCGGCCGCATGACAGCCTTCAGCTTCCCCGTGATCGCTGTGCCGTCGATCATCGTCCTCACGGCCACGGTCGTTTACCTCATCAACACCACCGCCAAGCTCTCCGGCTTGGAACCCTCGAAAATCCTCAAGCAAAAGTAG
- the larE gene encoding ATP-dependent sacrificial sulfur transferase LarE — protein sequence MSLPAKAQQSIEHKYATLKRLLAEMESVLVAYSGGADSTLLAAVAKDVLGTKALAVTAKSPSLATEELDDAVETARALGLNHRVIETGEVDRADYKANDPNRCYFCKEELYTHLAALAATEGYECIANGHNMDDQGDFRPGINSARRRGIRSPLVEAGLTKAEVRELSRRLGLSTWDKPAQACLSSRVPYGTPITIEALQRIAKAEAYLRSLGVRQARVRHHDTIARIEVAPEDFPALLAPDARQALTRHFKGLGYAYVTLDMDGFRSGSMNEVYASLQQKAARFQAE from the coding sequence ATGTCACTTCCAGCCAAGGCTCAACAGAGTATAGAACATAAGTACGCCACCCTCAAGCGGCTATTGGCGGAAATGGAGTCGGTGCTCGTCGCATACTCCGGCGGCGCGGACAGCACCCTCCTGGCGGCCGTGGCTAAAGATGTACTGGGCACAAAGGCGCTGGCGGTGACCGCGAAATCTCCGAGCCTAGCGACGGAAGAGCTGGATGATGCCGTCGAGACTGCGCGCGCTCTCGGACTCAACCACAGGGTGATCGAGACCGGAGAGGTGGACCGCGCGGACTACAAGGCGAACGACCCCAACAGGTGCTACTTCTGCAAAGAGGAGCTGTACACGCACCTGGCCGCGCTGGCAGCCACGGAGGGGTACGAGTGTATCGCCAACGGCCACAACATGGACGATCAGGGTGACTTCCGGCCGGGAATCAACTCCGCCCGGCGGCGGGGTATTCGCAGCCCGCTGGTGGAGGCCGGCCTGACGAAGGCAGAGGTGCGGGAGCTTTCACGCCGGCTGGGGTTGTCGACCTGGGACAAGCCCGCCCAGGCATGTCTCTCTTCCCGCGTCCCGTACGGCACTCCCATCACCATAGAGGCGCTGCAGCGAATCGCGAAGGCGGAGGCGTACTTGCGCTCCCTCGGCGTCCGCCAGGCCCGCGTGCGCCACCACGACACCATCGCCCGCATCGAGGTAGCGCCGGAGGACTTCCCCGCGCTATTGGCGCCGGACGCCCGCCAGGCCCTGACCCGCCACTTCAAGGGCCTCGGCTACGCCTACGTGACGCTGGATATGGACGGGTTCCGCAGCGGCAGCATGAACGAGGTCTACGCAAGCCTGCAGCAGAAAGCAGCGCGCTTCCAGGCGGAGTAA